The DNA region GTTCCAGAGGGATGGTGGTTCCAGAGGGATGGTGGTTCCAGAGGGATGTGGTTCCAGTGGGATATGGTTCCAGAGGGATGGTGGTTCCAGAGGGATGGTGGTTCCAGAGGGATGTGGTTCCAGTGGGATATGGTTCCAGAGGGATGGTGGTTCCAGTGGGATATGGTTCCAGAGGGATGGTGGTTCCAGAGGGATGGTGGTTCCAGAGGGATGTGGTTCCAGTGGGATATGGTTCCAGAGGGATGTGGTCCCAGTGGGATACGGTTCCAGAGGGATGTGGTTCCAGTGGGATGTGGTTCCAGAGGGATGGTGCCTCCCGCGCTttccccgcagccgcgggacCCGCGGGCGGGCGGGACCCGGGCCCGCCGGGCAAACCCTGCGCTCTGCTGCCCTCTGGCGGTGACGGACGGGAGCGCCGCACCCCGGGGCTGCACCCCGGTTCTGAGTGACCGCTCCGGGCACAGCACCCCGGTTCTGAGTGACCGCTCCCGGGGCTGCACCCCGGTTCTGAGTGACCGCTCCCGGGGCTGCACCCCGGTTCTGAGTGACCGCTCCCGGCACAGCACCCCGGTACTGAGTGACCGCTCCCGGGGCTGCACCCCGGTTCTGAGTGACCGCTCCCGGCACAGCACCCCGGTACTGAGTGACCGCTCCCGGCACAGCACCCCGGTACTGAGTGACCGCTCCCGGGGCTGCACCCCGGTTCTGAGTGACCGCTCCCGGCACAGCACCCCGGTACTGAGTGACCGCTCCCGGGGCTGCACCCCGGTTCTGAGTGACCGCTCCCGGCACAGCACCCCGGTACTGAGTGACCGCTCCCGGGGCTGCACCCCGGTTCTGAGTGACCGCTCCCGGCACAGCACCCCGGTACTGAGTGACCGCTCCCGGGGCTGCACCCCGGTTCTGAGTGACCGCTCCCGGCACAGCACCCCGGTACTGAGTGACCGCACCCCGGCACAGCACCCCGGTTCTGAGTGACCGCTCCCGGGGCTGCACCCCGGTACTGAGTGACCGCTCCCGGCATAGCACCCCGGTTCTGAGTGACCGCTCCCGGGGCTGCACCCCGGTTCTGAGTGAccgctcctggggctgcacctctgTTCTGAGTGCTcctcctggggctgcaccctGGTTCTGAGTGATCCTCCTGGGAGCTAAACCCCAGTTCTGAGTGATCCTTCTGGGGCTGCACCCCAGTGCTGAGTGACCACTCCTGGGACTGCACCCCACTACAGAGTGATCCTCCTGGGATTGTACCCCAGTGCTGAGGGATCACTCCCGGGACTGCACCCCAGTGCTGAGTGATCCTCCTGGGACTGTACCCCAGTGCTGAGTGATCCCTCCCGGGACTGCACCCCAGTGCTGAGTGATCCTCCTGGGACTGTACCCCAGTGCTGAGTGATCCCTCCCGGGACTGTACCCCAGTGCTGAGTGATCCCTCCCGGGACTGTACCCCAGTGCTGAGTGATCTCTCCCGGGACTGCACCCCAGTGCTGAGTGATCCTCTTGGGAGCTAAACCCCAGTTCTGAGTGGTCCCTCCTGGGGCTGCACGCCTGTTCTGAGTGACTCCTCCTGAGGATGCACCCCAGTGCTGCGAGACTCTCCCGGGGGCTGCCTCCTCCCAGAGCGTGCCTGAACCCCCTCCATCACCATCTCGCCTGGACCCCCTGAATCATCTGTCCTCTCCCCGCCTGCTCTGCTGCCGGTTTCACTCTGCCCCGGGCTCGCCTCGTCCTgcaaagcagctctgctgccgctgccgcctcctcctcctcctcctcctcctcccccggcGGCACCTGACGCGCGGGGCtcccgcccgcccccggcccgtccggcccctcccgccgctcccggtcCGAGCGCGAAGCCGCGGAGCCGCCGGGCGCTGCCGGCCGTGCCCAGCGCAGCCCCCGGGGCATGCGAGGGCGGCGGGGGGGCTCTGACCGCGCTGCCCCCCCGggcgggccggcggcggggctgAGCGGCAGGCACAGCGGGGACGGGGGGCAGCGCGGACGGACGGCGTGAAGCGGGCGGGGGGCGACGGGCAGCGcgtcctgccctccctccctctgtctccatccctccctccctccaccccGGCCGGGGGAGCGAGGTGCGGAGCGCGTCTTGGCGGGGGCTGCCGGCCGGGGATCATGCTGGGGGAGCTGCGCCTCGGCACCGCTTTCTCCTCGCCCTCAATGGAGCCCGGACTTTTTCTACAATGACTTTCCCCGAGCTGAGCAATGGCAGCTTGAGTGGGAACCGGACGGGACAAGGCAGCCAGAGCGCTGCCAACCGGTCCTGGGGGCTGGAAGGGGAGGAGACCCCCGAGGGCAACGGCACCACGCTGACTTTCGCCTTGGATGTGCAGGCGGTGGGCGTCGGGGTCTTCCTGGCCGTCTTCATCCTCTCGGCCATCGTGGGGAACATCCTGGTCATCCTCTCGGTGGCTTGCAACCGGCACCTGCAGACGGTCACTAACTACTTCATCGTCAACCTGGCCATCGCCGACCTGCTGCTCAGCACCACCGTGCTGCCCTTCTCGGCCACCCTGGAGGTGTTGGGCTTCTGGGTGTTCGGGCGCATCTTCTGCAACATCTGGGCAGCGGTGGAcgtgctgtgctgctctgcctccaTCATGAGCCTGTGCATCATCTCCGTGGACAGGTACATCGGCGTCAAGTACTCCCTCAAGTACCCCACCATCATGACCGAGAGGAAGGCGGGGGTCATCCTCGTGGTGGTCTGGCTCTCCTCCATGGTCATCTCCATCgggccactgctgggctggaaggagccgccgccgccggatGAGAGCATCTGCAGCATCACAGAGGAGCCGGGCTATGCCCTGTTCTCCTCCCTCTTCTCCTTCTACCTGCCCCTCATGGTCATCCTGGTGATGTACTTCAGGATTTACGTGGTGGCCAGGCGGACCACCCGGAGCCTGGAAGCAGGGGTCAAGAAGGAGAGGAACAAGTCCATGGAGGTGGTGCTGCGCATCCACTGCCGCAGCGTGCTGGAGGAGCCTCTCTCCAGCACCCGGAGCAAGGGGCACAACTTCAGGAGCTCCCTCTCCGTGCGGCTCCTCAAGTTCTCCCGGGAGAAAAAAGCAGCCAAGACTCTTGCCATCGTCGTGGGTGTTTTCATCCTCTGCTGGTTCCCCTTCTTCTTCATCCTGCCTTTTGGTAAGTgaccccatcccagccccgctgcctGGGGCTGAACTCCTGGGGACCTGCTCCTTGGGACAAACTTTTCAGGACACAACTCATGCATAGGAATGAGGGATAGGTGACTGATAGGTGAATAAACCAGCAATGAATTAATTCAATTAATTATCACTTATTCAATATTTATTAAGCAAAGTCATATAATCAATCAAAGTGGATAGCAAGTGAATAAAATAGCAACATAATAATTGCTTTAATTAATTCATTCTGCATTCAGCATTTTAACTAATGAAGTTTAGGCTAaggaggaagcagctctgtTTCAAACAGGCTGTTTCTATGACACGGTGGTCTCCAACAACAGTTTTGCTGTCTTCTCGTTCTCCCACTTTGGGAACTGCACCTGGATAAGACCCTGTGGGTCCAGGGCTCCCACCTCTGTTGGACATGAGTGAGGTTTTATCCCTTCAAGGAGTGCATCAGAGCCTGAAGCACAAACCTTAACTTCCTGGCTTGCTGCTGTTGTGCAGGGACCTGGAGCAGGACTGGGTGTTATCCATAAGGGTGATGGGTGAAGATCCCATGTGGTTTTCCAGGTCTGATCCACCACCCCTAGGAGCTGTGGCCCTGCTGTAGTGCCCGTGTGCCCATTTAGGGCTGT from Anomalospiza imberbis isolate Cuckoo-Finch-1a 21T00152 chromosome 4, ASM3175350v1, whole genome shotgun sequence includes:
- the ADRA1D gene encoding alpha-1D adrenergic receptor; the encoded protein is MTFPELSNGSLSGNRTGQGSQSAANRSWGLEGEETPEGNGTTLTFALDVQAVGVGVFLAVFILSAIVGNILVILSVACNRHLQTVTNYFIVNLAIADLLLSTTVLPFSATLEVLGFWVFGRIFCNIWAAVDVLCCSASIMSLCIISVDRYIGVKYSLKYPTIMTERKAGVILVVVWLSSMVISIGPLLGWKEPPPPDESICSITEEPGYALFSSLFSFYLPLMVILVMYFRIYVVARRTTRSLEAGVKKERNKSMEVVLRIHCRSVLEEPLSSTRSKGHNFRSSLSVRLLKFSREKKAAKTLAIVVGVFILCWFPFFFILPFGSFFPSLKPSEIVFKIIFWLGYFNSCVNPIIYPCSSKEFKRAFIRLLKCQCHRRRRPIWRVYDHHWRGGSINSSVQDSETDLRPRINTLNSSFIFNSSFQERASKRRTLSFKGWKMLTPFQKPASTQLKEKMNSLSNKIRGGSSKGGATATYKTEVESVSIGIPHDFTETIDYQTHDLTDCCGLRETDI